The Numida meleagris isolate 19003 breed g44 Domestic line chromosome 7, NumMel1.0, whole genome shotgun sequence genome contains a region encoding:
- the DDR2 gene encoding discoidin domain-containing receptor 2, whose translation MPCFHGHPWRFCPSVQDGASPEPGRWRLHVALVAILALGLWHWSASECRGCSAHPSSSAVTLWPCLRRIPNMPALPRAALLLLLLLLCILLAARAQVNPAVCRYPLGMSGGHIPDEDISASSQWSESTAAKYGRLDSEEGDGAWCPEIPVEPDDLKEFLQIDLRALHFITLVGTQGRHAGGHGNEFAPMYKINYSRDGTRWISWRNRHGKQVLDGNSNPYDIVLKDLEPPLIARFVRFIPVTDHSMNVCLRVELYGCAWLDGLVSYSAPAGQQLVLPSGTVIYLNDSVYDGAFGYSMTEGLGQLTDGVSGLDDFTQTHEYHVWPGYDYVGWRNESTAGGYVEITFEFDRIRNFTTMKVHCNNMFAKGVKIFKEVQCYFRSDASEWEPNAISSVLVLDDVNPSARFVTVPLLHRMASAIKCQYYFADTWMMFSEITFQSDAAMYNNSAVPPEMPMAPTTYDPTLKVDDSNTRILIGCLVAIIFILVAIIVIILWRQFWQKMLEKASRRMLDDEMTVSLSLPSESSMFNHNRSSSSSEHESSSTYDRIFPLGPDYQEPSRLIRKLPEFTAGEEDTGCSGLVKPSPASGPEGVPHYAEAEIVNLQGVTGGNTYSVPALTMDLLSGKDVAVEEFPRKLLTFKEKLGEGQFGEVHLCEVEGMEKFADKDFTLEGLDASPDCPVLVAVKMLRADANKNARNDFLKEIKIMSRLKDPNIIRLLAVCITDDPLCMITEYMENGDLNQFLSRHEAQSPPDAQVPTISYSDLRFMATQIASGMKYLSSLNFVHRDLATRNCLVGKRYTIKIADFGMSRNLYSGDYYRIQGRAVLPIRWMSWESILLGKFTTASDVWAFGVTLWETFTLCREQPYSQLSDEQVIENTGEFFRDQGRQTYLPKPALCPDSVYKLMLSCWRRDTKDRPSFQDLHRQLQEAATEE comes from the exons ATGCCTTGCTTTCATGGCCATCCCTGGCGCTTCTGCCCTTCGGTTCAGGATGGTGCTAGTCCCGAGCCGGGTCGCTGGAGGCTTCATGTGGCTCTCGTGGCCATATTGGCATTGGGGTTATGGCATTGGAGTGCCTCTGAGTGCAGGGGATGCTCggcccatcccagcagcagtgctgtgaccCTCTGGCCGTGTCTCCGCAGGATTCCCAACATGCCGGCCTTGCctagagctgctctgctgctgctgctactgctgctgtgCATCCTGCTGGCAGCCAGAGCCCAGGTGAACCCTG CGGTATGCCGGTACCCCCTTGGGATGTCAGGTGGTCACATCCCCGATGAGGACATCTCAGCCTCCAGCCAGTGGTCCGAGTCCACGGCCGCCAAGTATGGACG GCTGGACTCGGAGGAGGGCGATGGTGCCTGGTGTCCCGAGATCCCAGTGGAACCTGACGACCTGAAGGAGTTCTTGCAGATCGACCTGCGTGCCCTGCACTTCATCACACTGGTGGGCACCCAGGGCCGTCACGCCGGGGGGCACGGCAACGAGTTTGCCCCCATGTACAAGATCAACTACAGCCGGGATGGCACCCGCTGGATCTCCTGGCGGAACCGGCACGGGAAGCAG GTCCTGGATGGAAACTCCAACCCTTATGACATCGTCCTCAAGGACCTGGAGCCACCACTCATTGCACGCTTCGTCCGCTTCATCCCCGTCACCGACCACTCCATGAACGTGTGCCTGCGCGTGGAGCTGTACGGCTGCGCCTGGCTTG aTGGGCTGGTGTCCTACAGTGCGCCGGCCGGGCAGCAGCTCGTCCTCCCCAGCGGCACCGTCATCTACCTGAACGACTCTGTGTATGATGGGGCCTTCGGGTACAG CATGACAGAAGGCCTGGGCCAGCTGACGGATGGTGTGTCAGGGCTGGATGACTTCACACAGACCCATGAGTACCACGTCTGGCCGGGCTATGACTACGTGGGCTGGCGCAATGAGAGCACTGCCGGCGGCTATGTGGAGATCACCTTCGAGTTTGACCGCATCAGGAATTTCACCACCATGAAG GTGCACTGCAACAACATGTTCGCCAAAGGGGTGAAGATCTTCAAGGAGGTGCAGTGCTATTTCCGCTCTGATGCCAGTGAGTGGGAGCCCAACGCCATCTCCTCGGTGCTAGTGCTGGACGACGTTAACCCCAGCGCCCGCTTCGTCACTGTGCCCCTGCTGCACCGCATGGCCAGTGCCATCAAGTGCCAGTACTACTTCGCCGACACCTGGATGATGTTCAGCGAGATCACCTTCCAGTCAG ATGCAGCCATGTACAACAACTCAGCAGTTCCCCCGGAGATGCCCATGGCCCCCACCACATATG ACCCCACGCTTAAGGTGGATGACAGCAACACACGCATCCTGATCGGGTGCCTGGTGGCAATCATATTCATCCTGGTGGCCATCATAGTCATCATTCTGTGGCGGCAGTTCTGGCAGAAGATGCTGGAAAAG GCATCACGTAGGATGCTGGATGACGAGATGACTGTCAGCCTCTCCCTGCCTAGTGAATCCAGCATGTTCAACCACAAtcgctcctcctcctccagcgAGCACGAGTCCAGTTCCACCTACGACCGCATATTTCCCTTGGGTCCGGACTACCAGGAGCCCTCACGCCTGATCCGCAAGCTGCCTGAGTTCACGGCAGGCGAGGAGGACACGG GCTGCAGTGGCCTCGTGAAGCCATCCCCAGCCAGCGGCCCCGAGGGTGTCCCGCACTACGCCGAGGCTGAGATTGTGAACCTGCAGGGTGTCACAGGTGGCAACACCTACTCGGTGCCGGCCCTCACCATGGACCTGCTGTCTGGCAAGGACGTGGCTGTTGAGGAGTTCCCCAGGAAGCTGCTGACCTTCAAGGAGAAGCTAGGAGAGGGCCAGTTTGGGGAG GTTCATCTCTGTGAGGTGGAGGGGATGGAGAAGTTCGCGGACAAGGACTTCACCCTGGAGGGCTTGGACGCCAGCCCTGACTGCCCTGTTCTAGTGGCTGTGAAGATGCTGCGGGCTGATGCCAACAAGAATGCCAG GAATGATTTCCTGAAGGAAATCAAGATCATGTCACGGCTCAAGGACCCCAACATCATCCggctgctggcagtgtgcaTCACGGATGACCCACTGTGCATGATCACTGAGTACATGGAGAACGGTGACCTCAACCAGTTCCTGTCCCGCCACGAGGCACAGAGCCCGCCTGACGCCCAGGTGCCCACCATCAG CTACAGCGACCTGCGCTTCATGGCCACCCAGATCGCGTCCGGCATGAAGTACCTGTCCTCCCTCAACTTCGTACACCGTGACCTGGCCACGCGCAACTGCCTGGTGGGCAAGCGGTACACCATCAAGATCGCCGACTTCGGCATGAGCCGGAACCTCTACAGCGGAGACTACTACCGCATCCAGGGCCGCGCCGTGCTGCCCATCCGCTGGATGTCCTGGGAGAGCATACTGCTG GGAAAGTTCACCACAGCCAGCGATGTGTGGGCGTTCGGCGTGACATTGTGGGAGACCTTCACACTGTGCCGGGAGCAGCCCTACTCACAGCTGTCCGATGAGCAGGTCATCGAGAACACCGGAGAGTTCTTCCGGGACCAGGGCCGGCAG acgTACCTTCCCAAGCCTGCACTGTGCCCTGACTCTGTCTATAAGCtaatgctgagctgctggagacgGGACACTAAAGACCGTCCCTCCTTCCAGGACCTGCACCGCCAGCTGCAAGAGGCGGCCACCGAGGAGTGA